The Ornithinimicrobium sufpigmenti genome includes the window GGACGTGCGGGTGGAGACGGTCCCGGACCCGGTCATCCAGGAGCCCACCGACGCGATCGTGCGGGTCACCTCGACCGCGATCTGCGGGTCGGACCTGCACCTGTACAAGGTCCTGGGCGCCTACCTGGACCAGGGCGACGTCCTGGGTCACGAGTTCATGGGCATCGTGGAGGAGGTGGGCGGGCAGACCGGTGACCTGAAGGTGGGGGACCGCGTCGTCGTGCCCTTCACCATCTGCTGCGGCACCTGCTGGATGTGCTCGCGCGGCTTCTTCGCCCAGTGCGAGACGACGCAGAACCGTGAGCAGGGCAAGGGGGCGTCGCTGTTCGGCTACACCGAGCTCTACGGCCAGGTGCCCGGCGGTCAGGCGGAGATGGTGCGGGTGCCGCAGGCGCAGTTCGGGCCGGTCAGGCTGCCCGAGCACGGCGCGGACGAGCGCTACCTCTATCTCTCCGACATCCTGCCCACCGCCTGGCAGGGCGTGAAGTGGGCGGAGGTGCCCGAGGGCGGGACGCTGGCCGTCATGGGTCTTGGCCCCATCGGCCAGCTCGCCGTGCGCAGCGCCCGCCACCTCGGTCTGCGGGTCATCGGCGTCGACCTGGTTCCCGAGCGGATGGCGCTCGCGGCGGAGTGGGGCGCGGAGATCATCGACCTGCGTGACGGACTGGACGACGCCGCGGACGTGGGTGCTGCCGTCCGTGACCTCACCGAGGGCCGGGGCGCCGACGGTGTCCTCGACGCCGTCGGGATGGAGGCCCACGGCAACCCGGTCAGCGAGAAGATGATCAACGCCGTCGGCAAGCTGCCCGGCCTGGTCGCCAAGCCGATGATCGAGAACCTGGGGATCGACCGGCTGGCCGCTCTGCATGCCAGCCTCGAGGCGGTCCGCCGCGCCGGGACGGTCTCGTTGAGCGGCGTCTACGGAGGGGCGGTCGACCCGATGCCGATGCTCGACATGTTCGACAAGGGCCTCACGCTGCGGATGGGTCAGTGCCACGTCAAGCAGTGGACCCCCGAGCTGCTCGAGCTGGTCAGCCAGGACGAGGACGTGCTGGGGCTGGAGTCCCTGGCCACGCACCGGGTCCCGCTGGAGGACGCCCCGGCGATGTACGAGACCTTCCAGAAGAAGGAGGACGGCTGCATCAAGGTGGTGCTCAAGCCGTGACGGTGGCCAGCGCCTCGTCGATCTCCTGACGCCGGCTGGGGCGGACGACGCGGGCGACCTCCACCCCGTCACGCAGGAAGATCAGGGTCGGCCAGAGCTTCACCCGGTAGGACCGTCCCAGGGCCCTGCCCCTCCCGTCCTCGACGGCGTGCACAGGGAGCCTCGGGTGCTCTGCCAGGGCCGGCGCGATGTAGCGGTCTGCCGCCCGGCAGTAGCCGCACCAGTCGGTGCCGAAGATCACGACCGTCGGTCCCTGCGTCGCGTCGAGGGTCTCCCGCCGGGGCTGCTCGGTGGCGTAGGTGGTCATCCACCCAGCATCGTTCATCACCGCAGGGGTGACCACCCCGGCGGCGTGCTGCGGGCATGGGATCATGCACCGGTGACGACCGAGCAGCCGCAGGAGCAGCCCGACGAGCACGGGGACCACCTCGAGCACCTGCTGGGCCCTGCGCAGGTCCGCGAGCTCGCTGCCCGGCTGGGTGTCCGGCCCACCAAGGCGTGGGGCCAGAACTTCGTCATCGACAAGGGCACCGTCCGGCGCATCGTGCGGGCCGCGGAGGTTGGCCCGGACGACGTCGTCCTCGAGGTCGGGCCCGGCCTCGGCTCGCTCACCCTGGCCCTGCTGCCGCAGGTGCGCCACGTCACCGCCGTCGAGATCGACCCGGTCCTGGCCGGCCAGCTGCCGGAGACCGTGGCCACCCGCGCGCCGCACCTGGCCGACCGGCTCACGGTCCTGCAGACCGACGCGCTGCGGGTCGCCGAGCTGCCCGACCCGCAGCCGACCGCGCTGGTCGCCAACCTGCCCTACAACGTCGCCGTCCCCGTCGTGCTGCACCTGCTGGCCACCGTGCCCACCCTGGAGACGGTGCTGGTCATGGTCCAGCTCGAGGTCGCCGAGCGGCTCGCGGCCGCCCCCGGCAGCAAGGTCTACGGCGTGCCCAGCGTCAAGGCCAACTGGTATGCCGAGGTGTCCGGCGCCGGGCGGATCGGCCGCAACGTCTTCTGGCCCGCCCCCAACGTCGACTCCGGCCTGGTCCGGATGGTCCGCCGCGAGCCGCCGGTCACGGCTGCCTCCCGGCAGGCGGTCTTCGCCGTCGTCGACGCCGCCTTCGCCCAGCGGCGCAAGACCCTCCGGGCGGCCCTGTCCGGGTGGGCCGGGTCCCCCGCGGCCGCCGAGGAGGCGCTGCGCGCCGCCGGTGTGGACCCGCGGGCCCGGGGAGAGGTCCTCGGGGTGGCGGACTTCGCCCGGATCGCGGCCCATAGGGTGAGGTCATGACGACGGACGCGGTCACGGTCAGGGTCCCCGGGAAGATCAACCTGGGCCTGTTCGTCGGACCACTGCGCGAGGACGGCTACCACGAGCTGTCCACCGTCTTCCACGCCGTCAGCCTCTTCGACCACGTGACGGTCCAGCCCGCCGACGACTGGTCCGTGCACGTCACCGGCCCGTTCGCCGACCGCGTCCCCACCGACGAGACCAACCTGGCCCTGGTCGCCGCCCGCACCCTGGCCTCCCGGCGGCAGCGCCGCGCCACGGTGCCGCCGGTGCGCATCGACATCGACAAGCAGATCCCCGTCGCCGGCGGCATGGCCGGCGGCAGCGCGGACGCCGCCGCCACCCTCGTGGCCTGCCGCGAGCTGTGGACGCTGGACCACATCGAGAACGAGCTGCTGGAGGTGATGGCCGCCAGCCTGGGCTCCGACATCCCCTTCCTCCTGCACGGCGGCACCGCGATCGGCTCCGGCCGCGGCGAGCAGATCACGCCGGTCCTGGCCCGGGGGGAGCTGCACTGGGTGCTGTGGGCGGGAGAGGGGCTGAGCCTGTCCACGCCGGCCGTGTATGCCGAGCTGGACCGGCTGCGGGAGGAGCGCGGCGCCGAGGTCGGCGCCCCCGAACCGTCGGGGGACCTGCTGACCGCCCTACGCCGGATGGACACCGACGCGGTCGCCGCCACCCTGCACAACGACCTGCAGGAGGCGGCGGTCTCGCTGCACCCCATCCTGGCCGAGGTGCTCGAGGCGGGCCAGGAGCTGGGCGCCCGCGCCGGCGTCGTGTCCGGCTCGGGGCCGACCGTCGCCTTCCTCGTCGACTCCCAGGCGCAGGCGATCGACCTCTCCGTGGGGCTGGCCGCCAACGGACCGACCGGGGAGATCCTCCGGGCGGTCGGCCCGGTCCCGGGCACCCAGCTGGTGCACCGCGTGGGGCAGGGTTGATGGCGGTCGCGGTCCCCGCGGCCCTCGTCGCCCTGGACGGGGCCCGGCTGCTCGCCGGCACGCAGGTGCTGCTGGACGACGTCTCGATCGGTGTCTCCGACGGTGACCGGATCGGCGTCGTCGGCCGCAACGGCGGTGGCAAGACCTCCCTGCTCTCGGTCATCGAGGGCTCCCGTCCGCTGGACGGCGGGCGGGTGATCCGCACCGGGAACGTCACGATCGGCATGCTCAGCCAGACCGACCGGCTCGACCCGGACGCCACCGTGCGCGAGGAGGTGCTCGGCGAGCTGGCCGAGCACGAGTGGGCCGGCGACCCGCGCGTGCGGACGGTCCTGGAGGGCCTGCTCGGCGGCACCGACGCCGAGGCCGTCGGCGGGTGGGAGGCGCGTGTGGGGCCGATGTCCGGCGGTGAGCGTCGCCGGCTGGCGCTGGCGGCCCTGCTCATCGCCGACCCTGACCTGCTCATCCTCGACGAGCCCACCAACCATCTCGACGTGGAAGGGGTCGCCTGGCTGGCGGCATACCTGTCCGGACAGCGCACGCGGTCCGGGAGCGCGCTGCTGGTCGTGACCCACGACCGCTGGTTCCTCGACGCCGTCTCCACCCGGACCTGGGAGGTGGCGGACGGGGAGGTGCACACCTACGAGGGCGGGTACGCCGCCTACGTGCTCGCGCGAGTCGAACGGCAGCGCGTGGCCCGCGTCACCGAGGAGCGGCGGGCGAACCTGGCGCGCAAGGAGCTGGCCTGGCTCCGTCGGGGGGCGCCGGCGCGGACCAGCAAGCCCCGGTTCCGGATCGAGGCCGCCACCGCGCTGATCGAGGGCGAGCCGCCCCCTCGCGACACGGCTGAGCTGATGCGCTTCGCGACCACGCGGCTGGGCAAGGACGTGCTGGACCTGCTCGGGGCCACGGTGACCGTCGGCGACCAGGTGCCCAAGGTGCTGCTGGAGGACGTCACCTGGCGGATCGGGCCAGGCGACCGCTACGGCGTAGTCGGGGTCAACGGGTCCGGCAAGTCCACCCTGCTGCGCGTGCTGCAGGGCCAGCATCCCCTGGCGGCGGGCAAGCTGAAGACCGGCAAGACCGTGCAGCTGGCCTGCCTGACCCAGGAGCTGCGCGAGCTGGACCGGGTCGCGGGGTGGACCGTGATCGACGCGATCACCGAGGTGCGCTCCTTCACCGTGATCGACGGCAAGGAGGTCTCCGCATCCTCGCTGGCGCGCCGGCTCGGGTTCTCCGGCGGCCGGCAGCAGTCGCGGGTCGGGGACCTGTCCGGCGGGGAACGGCGGCGGCTGCAGTTCGTCCGCCTGCTCATGGACGAGCCGAACGTACTGCTGCTCGACGAGCCCACCAACGACCTCGACATCGAGACCCTCACCGCGATGGAGGACGTGCTCGACGGCTGGGCCGGGACGCTCATCGTGGTCTCGCACGACCGCTACCTGCTGGAGCGGATGACCGACCGGCAGGTGGCCCTCCTCGGGGACCGCACCCTGCGTGACCTGCCCGGTGGGGTCGAGCAGTATCTCGAGCTGAGGCGGGTCATGCGCCGCGGTGACGGTGGCGGGCCGGCAGCTCGCCCCGCCGGTGGTCCTGCCGGTGGTCCGCCCGCCTCGGGTCCGT containing:
- the rsmA gene encoding 16S rRNA (adenine(1518)-N(6)/adenine(1519)-N(6))-dimethyltransferase RsmA; amino-acid sequence: MTTEQPQEQPDEHGDHLEHLLGPAQVRELAARLGVRPTKAWGQNFVIDKGTVRRIVRAAEVGPDDVVLEVGPGLGSLTLALLPQVRHVTAVEIDPVLAGQLPETVATRAPHLADRLTVLQTDALRVAELPDPQPTALVANLPYNVAVPVVLHLLATVPTLETVLVMVQLEVAERLAAAPGSKVYGVPSVKANWYAEVSGAGRIGRNVFWPAPNVDSGLVRMVRREPPVTAASRQAVFAVVDAAFAQRRKTLRAALSGWAGSPAAAEEALRAAGVDPRARGEVLGVADFARIAAHRVRS
- a CDS encoding 4-(cytidine 5'-diphospho)-2-C-methyl-D-erythritol kinase; translation: MTTDAVTVRVPGKINLGLFVGPLREDGYHELSTVFHAVSLFDHVTVQPADDWSVHVTGPFADRVPTDETNLALVAARTLASRRQRRATVPPVRIDIDKQIPVAGGMAGGSADAAATLVACRELWTLDHIENELLEVMAASLGSDIPFLLHGGTAIGSGRGEQITPVLARGELHWVLWAGEGLSLSTPAVYAELDRLREERGAEVGAPEPSGDLLTALRRMDTDAVAATLHNDLQEAAVSLHPILAEVLEAGQELGARAGVVSGSGPTVAFLVDSQAQAIDLSVGLAANGPTGEILRAVGPVPGTQLVHRVGQG
- a CDS encoding ABC-F family ATP-binding cassette domain-containing protein, with the translated sequence MAVAVPAALVALDGARLLAGTQVLLDDVSIGVSDGDRIGVVGRNGGGKTSLLSVIEGSRPLDGGRVIRTGNVTIGMLSQTDRLDPDATVREEVLGELAEHEWAGDPRVRTVLEGLLGGTDAEAVGGWEARVGPMSGGERRRLALAALLIADPDLLILDEPTNHLDVEGVAWLAAYLSGQRTRSGSALLVVTHDRWFLDAVSTRTWEVADGEVHTYEGGYAAYVLARVERQRVARVTEERRANLARKELAWLRRGAPARTSKPRFRIEAATALIEGEPPPRDTAELMRFATTRLGKDVLDLLGATVTVGDQVPKVLLEDVTWRIGPGDRYGVVGVNGSGKSTLLRVLQGQHPLAAGKLKTGKTVQLACLTQELRELDRVAGWTVIDAITEVRSFTVIDGKEVSASSLARRLGFSGGRQQSRVGDLSGGERRRLQFVRLLMDEPNVLLLDEPTNDLDIETLTAMEDVLDGWAGTLIVVSHDRYLLERMTDRQVALLGDRTLRDLPGGVEQYLELRRVMRRGDGGGPAARPAGGPAGGPPASGPSAAQVREARKTLARVERSLDRLHEQEAAIHEQMASAATDPEELARLTARLAEMHAQEEALETEWLEASEVAAD
- a CDS encoding zinc-dependent alcohol dehydrogenase, encoding MRALTWQGVEDVRVETVPDPVIQEPTDAIVRVTSTAICGSDLHLYKVLGAYLDQGDVLGHEFMGIVEEVGGQTGDLKVGDRVVVPFTICCGTCWMCSRGFFAQCETTQNREQGKGASLFGYTELYGQVPGGQAEMVRVPQAQFGPVRLPEHGADERYLYLSDILPTAWQGVKWAEVPEGGTLAVMGLGPIGQLAVRSARHLGLRVIGVDLVPERMALAAEWGAEIIDLRDGLDDAADVGAAVRDLTEGRGADGVLDAVGMEAHGNPVSEKMINAVGKLPGLVAKPMIENLGIDRLAALHASLEAVRRAGTVSLSGVYGGAVDPMPMLDMFDKGLTLRMGQCHVKQWTPELLELVSQDEDVLGLESLATHRVPLEDAPAMYETFQKKEDGCIKVVLKP
- a CDS encoding thioredoxin family protein — translated: MTTYATEQPRRETLDATQGPTVVIFGTDWCGYCRAADRYIAPALAEHPRLPVHAVEDGRGRALGRSYRVKLWPTLIFLRDGVEVARVVRPSRRQEIDEALATVTA